TCGCCATCCCGGCCGGCACCTCGGTCCGCTTCGAACCCGGCATGCCGCGCGACGTGGTCCTGGTCCCGCTGGCCGGCGACCGGATCGTGCCGGGCCTGCGCGGCCTGGCCGGCGGCCCGCTGGACGCGCTGCCGCCCGCGGCCGAGCCCGACCCGACCGACATCGAACCCGCCGGCTCCCTGGACGAGGACACCGGCGAGGCCCAGCCGAACGGGAGCCCACGGTGAGGCGCGAAGCGACCGTGCCGACCGGTTCGGAGCGAAAGCGAAGCGGAGAATCGGCATGACCTCCTTGGACCGCGGCCGCTACGCGGCGCTCTACGGGCCCACCGCCGGCGACCGGATCCGGCTCGCCGACACCAACCTGCTGATCGAGATCGAGGAGGACCGCAGCGCCGGCCCGCACCCGGGCGACGAGGTGGTCTTCGGCGGCGGCAAGGTGATCCGCGAGTCGATGGGCCAGTCCCGGGCCACCCGCGCCGACGGCGCCCCGGACACCGTGATCACCGGTGTGGTCGTGCTCGACCACTGGGGCATCGTCAAGGCCGACGTCGGCATCCGGGACGGCCGGATCGTCGCGATCGGCAAGGCCGGCAACCCGGACACCATGGACGGCGTGCACCCCGCCCTGGTGATCGGCGCCAGCACCGAGATCATCGCGGGCAACGGCAAGATCCTCACGGCCGGCGCGATCGACAGCCACGTGCACCTGATCAGCCCGACCATCCTGGACACCGCGCTCGCGGCCGGCATCACCACGATCATCGGCGGCGGCACCGGCCCGGCGGAGGGCACCAAGGCCACCACGGTCACCCCGAACGCCTGGCACCTGGCCCGGATGCTGGAGGCGATCGACACCTTCCCGATCAACGTGCTGCTGCTCGGCAAGGGCAACACGATGTCCGAGGAGTCGATGTGGGAGCAGCTGCGCGGCGGCGCCGGCGGCTTCAAGCTGCACGAGGACTGGGGCACCACGCCGGCCGCGATCGACGCCTGCCTCAAGGTGTGTGACGCGTCCGGGGTGCAGGCGGCGATCCACACCGACACGCTGAACGAGGCCGGGTTCGTCGAGGAGACGATCCGGGCGATCGGCGGGCGGTCGATCCACGCCTATCACACCGAGGGTGCCGGGGGCGGGCACGCGCCGGACATCATCACCGTGGCGTCGCACCCCAACGTGCTGCCGTCGTCGACGAACCCGACCCGGCCGTACACCCGGAACACCCTGGCCGAGCACCTCGACATGCTGATGGTCTGCCACCACCTGAACTCGGCGGTGCCGGAGGACCTGGCCTTCGCCGAGAGCCGGATCCGGCCGTCCACGATGGCCGCCGAGGACCTGCTGCACGACCTCGGGGCGATCTCGATGATCGGCTCGGACTCGCAGGCGATGGGCCGGGTCGGCGAGGTGATCCTGCGGACCTGGCAGACCGCGCACGTCATGAAGGCACGTCGCGGCGCGCTGCCCGGCGACGGGGCCGCCGACAACAATCGGGCCAAGAGGTACGTCGCCAAGTACACGATCTGCCCGGCCGTCGCGCACGGCATGGCGGGTCAGGTCGGTTCGGTCGAGACCGGCAAGCTCGCCGACCTGGTGCTCTGGGACCCGGCGTTCTTCGGGGTACGGCCGGCGCTGGTGCTCAAGGGCGGGATGATCGCGTACGCGCAGATGGGCGACGCGAACGCGTCGATCCCGACCCCGCAGCCGATGCTGCCGCGCCCGATGTTCGGCTCCTACGGCGTCGTCCCGGCGCAGACCTCGCTCGCGTTCGTCGCCCCGGCCGCCATCGACGCGCTGCTCGCCGACCGGATCGGGGTGAAGCGCGCGCTCGTCCCGGTCGGCGACACCCGCTCGGTCGGCAAGACGGACATGCCGCTGAACGACGCGATGCCCCGGATCGAGGTCAAGGCGGACACCTTCGAGGTACGCGTCGACGGCGAGATCGTGGAGCCGGACCCGGTCACCGAACTGCCGATGGCCCAGCGGTACTTCCTGTTCTGATGAGTCTCGCGACACTGCTCCTGCTCGCCGACGGCCGATTGCCGTCCGGCGGGCACGCACACTCGGCCGGCCTGGAGGCACAGGTCTCCGCCGGCCGGGTCCGCACCGTCGACGACCTGGCCGGGTTCCTCCGCGGCAAGCTCGCCACCAGCGGGCTCGTCGCGGCGGCGTTCACGGCCGCCGCGTGCGTCTCGCCCGCACGATTCGCGGAGCTGGACGCCGGGCTCGACGCGCGGACGCCGTCGCCGGCCCTGCGCAAGGCCTCGCGGGCGCAGGGGCGGGCGCTGCTGCGGGCCGGGCGGGCGATGTGGCCCGTCGCGGCCATCGGCCGAGAACCGCACCAGCCCGTCGCGCTGGGCGCGCTGGCCGCCGCGGCCGGGCTCACCGCCACCGAGGCGGCCGTCGCGGCGGCGCACGGCACGATCACCGGTCCGGCCAGCGCGGCCGTCCGGTTGCTGGGACTTGATCCATACGCGGTGCACGCGCTCCTGGCGCGGCTCGCACCTGACTGTGACCGGGTCGCGGCAGCCGCCGTGGCCCGATCCGGCGACCCGGTCGACGACTTGCCGGCCGCGGGCGCGCCCCTGCTCGACATCGGCGCCGAGCACCACGCCACCTGGGAGGTGCGTCTCTTTGCATCCTGAACTGCACGAACACGGCCCTGATGAGGTTCCCCACACCCACCCCGAGCCGGGGGTGGACCCGCATGCGCCCCTCCACCAAGGGTCACGCGCGCTGCGCATCGGCATCGGCGGTCCGGTCGGCTCCGGCAAGACCGCCCTGGTCGCGGCCCTGTGCCGGACCCTCGGCGAGGAGCTGCGGCTGGCCGTCGTCACCAACGACATCTACACCACCGAGGACGCCGACTTCCTGCTGCGCAACGGTGTGCTGCCGGCCGAGCGGATCCGCGCGGTGGAGACCGGCTGCTGCCCGCACACCGCGATCCGCGACGACATCTCGGCCAACCTCGACGCCGTCGAGGACCTGGAGTCGTCCCTCGGCCCGCTCGACCTGGTCCTGGTGGAGAGCGGCGGCGACAACCTGACCGCCACGTTCAGCAAGGGCCTGATCGACCAGCAGATCTTCGTGGTCGACGTGTCCGGCGGCGACAAGGTGCCGCGCAAGGGCGGCCCCGGCGTCACCACCGCCGACCTCCTGGTGATCAACAAGACCGACCTGGCGCCGCTGGTCGGCGCGGACCTGTCGGTGATGGACCGCGACGCCAAGGCCCGCCGCCACGAGCTGCCGACGGTCTTCCTGTCGCTGGCCGAGGACAAGGCCGCGACCCCGGTCGCCGAGTGGATCCGCGGGCTGGCCGCGGCCCGCACCGCGGCGTGAAGGCCGAAGCCCGGGTCGTCGCCGTGGCCGACGGCCACGGCGGCACCCGGCTCGCCGTGCTGCGCAGCCAGTCCCCGCTGCTGCTGCGCCGGACCGGGCCACGCCAGGACGGCGGGGTGACGGTCCACCTGGTCGGCGGGGCGGCCGGTCCGCTGCGCGGCGACGACCTGCGACTGGACATCGAGGTCGGCCCGGGCGCCTGGCTGGAGCTGCTCAGCGTGGCGGCACAGCTGGCGCTGCCGGGCCGCCCGGCGCCCGCGTCCCGGCTGACGATCACCGCGACGGTCGCGGCGGGCGGCACGTTACGGTGGATCCCGGAGCCGCTGATCGCGGCCGCCGGCTGCGACCACGTCGCGATCACCCGGGTCGCGGTGGAGGCCGGTGGGTCCCTGTTGTGGCGCGACGACCTGGTCTGCGGCCGGCACGGAGAAGATTCCGGCGACTTCGTCGCTGACACAGGCTTTTCGTACGCCGAGAGCACCCTGTACCGCCACGAACTGTCCGTCGGCCCGCACGCCCCGGGCTGGTCCGGCGCCGCGGTACTCGGTGGCGGCCGAGCGGTCGGCACCGTCGTCACCGCCGGCCCGGACACGGTCACCCCGCCGTCCGTAGGCCCGCACAGCGCGATCATGCCGCTGGCCGGCCCCGGCATGCTGGCCACCGCCGTCGGCGCCGACATCCGCGCCGTCCGCGCCGCCCTCGACCCGTTCTGCGTCAGCCACCCCACGGCCAGGCGCCCGGAGCGAATCCCCCTCCCCCACTGACCGCCCCGATCCACCCCAACTCGCCAGACCCCGCCCACCCTGGGGGCCTGCCCGGAAGTCAGTGTGACGGAAAAGGCTCGCTGATCTTTGGCGGCCTGTGGACGGCCGGACAGTGTGGAAAACTGCGCTTCCTTCCGAGGGAGATCGCTCTACCCTCCGGCAACCTCCGACCCGTTCCCAAATGTCCCCTTGCCGGCTGCCCGACCATGACCCGGCTCTCCGGTACGCCCCGCCGCCCCGACCTCGGGTCACACCGCCCCAGCTGGTCCTGGTGGCCCCATCCCGGCCGGCGATAGGACCATGAGCACCAGCCCGACACCTCCAGCTGGCCCTCATGGCCCCATCCCAGCCCGCAATAGGACCATGAGCACCAGCCCGACACCCCCAGCTGGCCCTGACGGCCCCATCCCAGCCCGCGACAGGGCCATGAGCACCAGCCCGACACCTCCAGCTGGCCCTGATCGCCCCATCCCAGCCCGCGATAGGACCATGAGCACCAGCCCGACACCTCCAGCTGGCCCTGATCGCCCCATCCCAGCCCGCGACAGGGCCATGAGCACCAGCCCGACACCACCAGCTGGCCCTGACGGCCCCATCCCGACCCGGCATAGGGCCATGAGCACCAGCCCGAGTCCGGGACCTGCGGTAGCGAACCCCTAACCGGACCGGATGACGGCCCCCACCGCAAGCCACGACCACCGGTTCGCGCTCAGAGCCCGAAAGCAGCAGCCGGCGGATAACGGCCCTCTCAGCGCAAGCCGAAACTCGGGCTGGCGCTCAGGGCCCTATCCCGTGTCTTGATAGGGCCACCAGGACCAGCCGGAGACTGCCTGGCTGGGCCTGAGCGCCCTATTCCGTGGCTGGATAGGGCGCTCAGGACCAGCCGGAGACCGCAACCAGCCGTGGGACGACGGCGCGACGGTTACCTACGACAGCCTCGTGGATCGCTGCACCCTTCCGGAAACCGTTTGGTGCCATGGGAGTTGTCAGCGGGACGGGTCGATCATGGTCATCCCCGCCGGGGTGGCCTGGTCGAAGCCGGGCAGCAGCCGCGCCCCCTCGGCGAGCCCGACCGTGCGTTCGATCAGCCGCTGCGGCTGCAACCGGCCCTGCTCGATGAGCGCCAGCATGCCCGGGTAGTCGACCGCCGCCATCCCATGGCTGCCCAGCACGTCCAGCTCCCAGCCGATCACCCGGGACAACGGCGCCCGGGGGTGCCCGTCGAGCGACGGCAACAGCCCGATCTGCACGTGCCGCCCCCGGCGGCGCAGGCTCAGAATCGCGTCGGCGCAGGTCTGCTCACTGCCGACCGCGTCGACCGAGACATGGCTGCCCCCGCCGGTCAGCTCCGCGACCAAGGCCGGAATGTCGGCACCGCCGGAGCTGTCAGCGCCACGAGAGCCACGGGCACCAGCCGGTCCGCGGGCATCAACCGGTCCGCGGGCAGCGTCAGGGCCACGGGCAGCGTCAGGGCCGTCGGCGCGGCCGGCGCGATCAGCACGGTCGGCGCGATCAGCATGGTCGGCACGGTCGGCGCGATCAGCACGGTCGGCACGGTCGGCGCGATCAGCACGGTCGGCGGGGTCGGCGCGGTCGGCACGGTCGGCGGGGTCGGCGGGGTCGGCGAGCAAGGTGTGCTCGGCCCCGACCGCGGCGGCCACCGCGAGAGCCTCCGGATTGCGGTCGACCGCGATCACCCGCGCCCCCATCGCCCGCGCGATCATCACCGCGCTGAGACCCACCCCACCGGCCCCGACCACGGTCACCCACTCCCCCGCGGCGACCCGCGCCCGCCCGGCCAGCCCCCGATACGCCGTGGCGAACCGGCACCCGAGGCTCGCCGCCGCCGCGAAGTCCACCGAAGCGGGGATCGCCACCAGGTTGGTGTCCGCGGCATGAAGCACCACCAGCTCGGCGAACGAGCCCCAGTGCGTGAACCCGGGCTGCTGCTGGTCGGGGCAGACCTGAGCGTCCCCGGCCCGGCACCACTCGCACCGGCCGCACCCGCAGACGAACGGAACGGTCACCCGGTCACCGACCGCCCAGCGTTCCACTCCCGGCCCCACCGAGGCCACCACCCCGGCCAGCTCGTGCCCGGGCACGTGCGGGAACACGATGTCGTCGTCGTGCCCGGCCCAGCCGTGCCAGTCGCTGCGGCACAGCCCGGTGGCCAGCACCCGGACCACCACCCCGCCGGGCGGGGCCACCGGCTCGGGAACCTCACGGACCTCGGGACGGCCTCGGACCACGTCGACAACCACGGCACGCATCACGTCATCCTCCCCCGTCAGGCGGTGAGCCCGGCGAGCACCCGGCGCAGCCCCCACAGGTACTGATCGGTGCCGATCCAGCCGGCCATCACGTCGGTGGCGGCGGCGGTGCGCGGGAACGTCCCGGCCGGGACCAGGCTCCAGGCCGCCCGGCGGGCCTCGATCCGGTCGGCCTCCGGCGGGAGCGCGCCGGCGTGCGGCTGGTCGGCGACTTCGAGAGCGATCGCGCCCAGCACGTAGACCATGATCAGGTAGGACGCGCGGGCCGCGGGTTCACGGTCGAGGCCGGCCGCGGCGAGCAGGGTCAGCAGGCGTTCGCCCAGCAGCAGGGCCTGCGGGCCGTTCATCGCGCCGCCCAGGAAGAGCGGGACGGCGCCCGGGTGGGCGACCAGGCGGGCGCGGATGCCGACGGCCAGCTGCTCCAGGTCGTCGCGCCAGTCGCCGGTGGCCGGGGCGGCCGCGTTGACCTCGCCGAGCAGGCGCTCGACCAGGGCCTGCTCGATGGCCGCCTTGTCGGCGAAGTACGTGTAGACCGCGTTCGGCGTGACGCCCAGCTCGGCGGCGATCTTGCGGATCGAGGCGGCGACCGGGCCGTCCTCGTCCATCAGCCGCAGGGCCGCGTCGAGCACGTCGTCCTCGCTCAGTGCCCGCTTCGGGCCGGGCCGCCGTCGCGCCTCAGTCATGACCATCCCCGATCCCCGCTTGACAGATCTCTGCACACCGTACAGCATTGCCTGCGTCAGCAACTCTGCACGGCGTACAGAAATAGGTTGAAATGAATCTTCAACGAGTGACCGGGTGGACTTTCGTCGCGGCGGCGATCGGGTTCGGGGTGGCGTCGAGCGTGCTGTCGGCGACCTTCGACTGGCCGGACATCCTGCGCGAGCCGGCGCCGGTGGTGCTGGCCGCGTTCCACGACGGCGGGACGTCGCTGATCGGGACCTGGTTCGCGGTGGCCTGGACCTACGGCCTGCTCGGCGTGCCGGTGCTGCTGCTGGCGGCGGCCCTGGGACGCCCCGGGGACCCGGCGTTGCGGGCGGCCGGCACGATCGGCGCCGCCTCGGTGCTGCTGTCCCTGATCGGGTTCCTGCGCTGGGTGTTCGTGGTGCCGGCGCTGGCCGACCGGTGGGCCGGGGGCGACGCGGTCACCCGGGTCGCGGTCGAGGCGGCGTGGACGGCGCAGCACCAGTTCGGCGGGGCGCTGCTCGGCGAGCACCTCGGGCAGGTGCTCGCGGTGGCCTGGTCGGCGACGGTCAGTGTGGTGGCGCTGCGGTCCGGCGCGCTGCCCCGGTGGATCGGCTGGAGCGGACTGGCGGTGTCGGCGCTGTACCTGCTCAACCAGGGCGACGTGCTCGCCACGGCGGTGCCGGGCTTCCCGGTCTGGGACCTGGCCGGGCCGCTGGGGAGCACGTGCTGGGGCCTGTGGGTGGGCGCCGTCGGCGTCGTGCTCGGGCTGCGTGGCGTACGGAAATCGGCGTGAGACAGGGCGGAGAGCGGACCGCAAGCGATCCGCCCTCCGCCGGGTTCTGCGGTGCTACGCCGCGACCGCTATCGGTACGCCGTGACTGTCGGTCAACGCGAGGCGGGTGTGCAGGTTGCCCTGCTGTTGCACCTTCGCGAAGTACTCGGTGCGCCGCCGTTGCAGGCAGCCCTTCCGGGTGCGGGGGCCGCCCGCCGCGACGGTCAGCAGTTCCGGCGCGAGCGAGCTGTTCAGGCCCTCCCGGAGCAGGCGCAGCGCCTCGGTGCGCAACTGGGAGATCCGGGACTCGGTGACCCCGAGCCGGGCCGCCACCTCGCTGAGCGGTTGCTCTTGCAGGAACGACTCCTCCACGACCTGACGCAGCCGCTCGGGCAGCGCCTGGATGGCCTGATGCAGGTAACCCAGCCGCTCACGCTTGAGCAGCAGATCCTCGGGTCCCTCGGACAGCTCCGGCACCATCTCCTCGGCCGCCCCGGTGGGGAAGCCCTGCAGACTCAGCAGCGACGCCTTCTGCACGTCGTCCTCGACGCTGGCCAGCTCGGAGACCCCGATGCCGAGCATCTCGGCGACCTCGGCGTCACTGGGTGTGCGCCCGAGGGCCGCGGTGAGCTCCTGGCGAGCGGTCGCCGCGCGCCGGGCCCGGGCCCGCACCGATCGGCTGGCCCAGTCCTGTCCACGGAGCTCGTCCAGCAGCGCACCGCGGATCCGGACGGCGGCGAAGCGGTGGAAGGGAATCCCGCGGGTCACGTCGAAGGAGCGAGCCGCTCCGAGCAACGCCGCGAAACCGGCTGATGAGAGGTCATCTGCGTGGACGTGGCCGGGCACCCGGTTGAGCAATTCCCGGACCAGATGGCCAACCATCGGCATGTGTTCGCGGATCAGGTCCTCGATGTCGCGCGCGGAGGGCGCGTCGTGGATGACGCCGATGGTGGCGGGGAGTTCGGTCGTGGCGGTCACGTAGTCCTCCTCGCTCGTACGAACCGGCTGGTGAAGCCGGCTGACGAGAAGAACAGTGGTCGCCGTTGGGTGCAGCCGGGCCGGAACTCGGTTGCTTTTGTGGAGTTTTTTCACATAAAGCCTCAGGTCGGCCGGCGCTGAGGCCTGAAACACGACGATCCGCCTGGCCAGGGGCCATGCGGATCGCCTTCAGGAGGGAAATGTCAGTGGAACACCGGTGCGCGCCACGCCACCACCCCGGCAAGCTCATCCTGCACCCAGCGCATCCGGCGGACCGCCACGTCGGGGTGATCCCCGAACTCGGTGGCCACGCCGGCGGCGCATCCGTCACTGCCGTACAGGAGGATCATGCTGGTGATCGCCTCCTCCAGGGCAGCGCGGTTCGGATACTCGGATGGCTGCAGGTGTGAGACGAACAGCGCCTCGGCGGCCAGATCCTTCACAGTGCTGAGCATTGTCGAACTCCCCGTTGCGACGACCTGCTAGTCAGTCCGGCGGACAACCCTCGCCCATCATCTCCGCGAGAGTCGAGCCGGTCGGCAGCCACGCCGTGCGAAGCACCCGCAATCGGGACATCCAGCCCGGGCGGGTCGAAGCAGAGCGCCTGTCGTTCTCGTTTTCACCGTAACGCGGTGGTCGCCGGTTCGACTTCTGGTTTTTCGCCCCGGTGCCGCCGCGGCCGATCTGATCAACTGACCGGCCGCAAGCCCTTGTACCCAGCACCGGGCCGGGCAATCACGTCGTGGTGTCGCCGTCCAACTCGTCGTCCGGCGGCAGGTCCGGCGTCGCCGGCGTGGTGACCGGGTCAGGCGGGGCAGCCGTCGTGGTGGCCGGCGTCGACGGGCCCTGCGACGCGTTCGGCTCCGGCGCGACGGTGGTGGTCGGGCCGGAGGTCGGTCCGGCATTGCCGCCGGTCGCCGGCGACGAGCTGCTCGCCCCGGGGGCCGGGGTGGTCGTCGCGGACCCGGGCTTGCTCGGCGCGGCGCTCGTGGTGGTCGGCGTGATGTGCACGATGCCGCCCTGGTCGATCGAGATCCCCGGCTCCGGGGTGCTCTCGGTGGCCGGCGCGCCGAACCGGATGGTGCCGTCCGAGAGGTGCTCCACCGGCCGGGACGGGGCGCCCGGCTCGCTGGACACGAACGCCTCGCAGTTCTTGCCGTTGAGCTGGAAGACCATCGGGGCGGCGTTGCTCTGCCGGTACTTCCCGGTGATCTCCATGGTGGTGCTCTCCTGCGGCTGGAGCGGGCCGGCCGAGTTGACGGTGACCGCGCGCAGGTTCTGTTTCAGGTCGACGGTGCCCCGGCCCTTGACCACCTGGTCGCCGTTCATCAGGAACCAGAGCTTCCAGTCCTCGACCGGCGTCTCACCCCGGTTGGCGACCGTGACCTGCGCCTTGAAGCGGTTGTTCGCCTGCGACCAGACCGCGTAGCTGACGATGCAGCCACCGGATGCGGCGACCACGCTGGGACCGGCCGCGACCGCGTTGGCGCGGTCGTCCGGCTCGCCCGGGGCGGCCAGGCTCCACCCGTACGTCAGGGCGGTGAGAACGGCGATGGTGCCGGCCACCACCAGGGCCCGGCGGGTGCGGACCTGTTTCGGGCTGCGGCCCGGTGGTCGGTTGTCCGGTGGCGCGGCCGACGACGGCCCGTCGGCGCTGCCGGGGCGCAGCGGTGGGGCCTTCGGCGCCGGGTCGGCGGCGGCCGCGGCCGGGCCCATGCCGGCGTACGGGTAGCCGGACGGGAGGATCGTGGTGTTCTCCCCGCTGTCCGCCCAGTCCGCCTCGAAACCGCTGACCTGGGCCGGCGGGGCGCCCGCCGCGATGCCGGCGAGCAGGTGCGCCACCTCGGCGGTGGGCGGCCGGTCGGCCGGGCGTTTCTCCAGGCAGCGGCCGATCAGCGCGTCCACCTCGGCGGGCAGGCCGTCGACCGGGGGCAGCGGCTCGGGCTCGGTGTACTGGTGCGCGCGCAGCAGGGCGGTGGTGGTGCCGACGTCCCACGGGAGCTGGCCGATCAGCATCCGGTAGATCAGCAGGCCGACCGCGTAGACGTCGGTGGCCGGGCTGACCTGGCCGCCCTCCAGCCGCTCGGGCGCGAGGTAGGCCGGGGTGCCGAGCAGGCTGCCGTCCGGGTCGGTGTCGTTCTCCCCGATCAGGGCGGAGATGCCGAAGTCGACCACCTTGGCGCCGGACGAGGTGAGCATGACGTTGGCCGGGGTGACGTCGCGGTGCACGATGCCGCGGGCGTGCGCGGCGGCCAGCGCG
Above is a genomic segment from Actinoplanes ianthinogenes containing:
- a CDS encoding DUF4386 domain-containing protein, whose protein sequence is MTGWTFVAAAIGFGVASSVLSATFDWPDILREPAPVVLAAFHDGGTSLIGTWFAVAWTYGLLGVPVLLLAAALGRPGDPALRAAGTIGAASVLLSLIGFLRWVFVVPALADRWAGGDAVTRVAVEAAWTAQHQFGGALLGEHLGQVLAVAWSATVSVVALRSGALPRWIGWSGLAVSALYLLNQGDVLATAVPGFPVWDLAGPLGSTCWGLWVGAVGVVLGLRGVRKSA
- a CDS encoding urease subunit alpha; amino-acid sequence: MTSLDRGRYAALYGPTAGDRIRLADTNLLIEIEEDRSAGPHPGDEVVFGGGKVIRESMGQSRATRADGAPDTVITGVVVLDHWGIVKADVGIRDGRIVAIGKAGNPDTMDGVHPALVIGASTEIIAGNGKILTAGAIDSHVHLISPTILDTALAAGITTIIGGGTGPAEGTKATTVTPNAWHLARMLEAIDTFPINVLLLGKGNTMSEESMWEQLRGGAGGFKLHEDWGTTPAAIDACLKVCDASGVQAAIHTDTLNEAGFVEETIRAIGGRSIHAYHTEGAGGGHAPDIITVASHPNVLPSSTNPTRPYTRNTLAEHLDMLMVCHHLNSAVPEDLAFAESRIRPSTMAAEDLLHDLGAISMIGSDSQAMGRVGEVILRTWQTAHVMKARRGALPGDGAADNNRAKRYVAKYTICPAVAHGMAGQVGSVETGKLADLVLWDPAFFGVRPALVLKGGMIAYAQMGDANASIPTPQPMLPRPMFGSYGVVPAQTSLAFVAPAAIDALLADRIGVKRALVPVGDTRSVGKTDMPLNDAMPRIEVKADTFEVRVDGEIVEPDPVTELPMAQRYFLF
- a CDS encoding alcohol dehydrogenase catalytic domain-containing protein yields the protein MRAVVVDVVRGRPEVREVPEPVAPPGGVVVRVLATGLCRSDWHGWAGHDDDIVFPHVPGHELAGVVASVGPGVERWAVGDRVTVPFVCGCGRCEWCRAGDAQVCPDQQQPGFTHWGSFAELVVLHAADTNLVAIPASVDFAAAASLGCRFATAYRGLAGRARVAAGEWVTVVGAGGVGLSAVMIARAMGARVIAVDRNPEALAVAAAVGAEHTLLADPADPADRADRADPADRADRADRADRADRADRADHADRADRADRAGRADGPDAARGPDAARGPVDARGPAGARGSRGADSSGGADIPALVAELTGGGSHVSVDAVGSEQTCADAILSLRRRGRHVQIGLLPSLDGHPRAPLSRVIGWELDVLGSHGMAAVDYPGMLALIEQGRLQPQRLIERTVGLAEGARLLPGFDQATPAGMTMIDPSR
- the ureG gene encoding urease accessory protein UreG, which codes for MHPELHEHGPDEVPHTHPEPGVDPHAPLHQGSRALRIGIGGPVGSGKTALVAALCRTLGEELRLAVVTNDIYTTEDADFLLRNGVLPAERIRAVETGCCPHTAIRDDISANLDAVEDLESSLGPLDLVLVESGGDNLTATFSKGLIDQQIFVVDVSGGDKVPRKGGPGVTTADLLVINKTDLAPLVGADLSVMDRDAKARRHELPTVFLSLAEDKAATPVAEWIRGLAAARTAA
- a CDS encoding serine/threonine-protein kinase; translation: MSTADLPGSGLLAGRYRLVERLGAGGMSVVWRGFDEVLGRQVAVKVLPPSTSADPSFRRRLRAEAQAAARLSHPHITNVYDYGEATTVDGEPVPYVVMELVDGESLAAVLTRVRTLPWNTAVRISADVAAALAAAHARGIVHRDVTPANVMLTSSGAKVVDFGISALIGENDTDPDGSLLGTPAYLAPERLEGGQVSPATDVYAVGLLIYRMLIGQLPWDVGTTTALLRAHQYTEPEPLPPVDGLPAEVDALIGRCLEKRPADRPPTAEVAHLLAGIAAGAPPAQVSGFEADWADSGENTTILPSGYPYAGMGPAAAAADPAPKAPPLRPGSADGPSSAAPPDNRPPGRSPKQVRTRRALVVAGTIAVLTALTYGWSLAAPGEPDDRANAVAAGPSVVAASGGCIVSYAVWSQANNRFKAQVTVANRGETPVEDWKLWFLMNGDQVVKGRGTVDLKQNLRAVTVNSAGPLQPQESTTMEITGKYRQSNAAPMVFQLNGKNCEAFVSSEPGAPSRPVEHLSDGTIRFGAPATESTPEPGISIDQGGIVHITPTTTSAAPSKPGSATTTPAPGASSSSPATGGNAGPTSGPTTTVAPEPNASQGPSTPATTTAAPPDPVTTPATPDLPPDDELDGDTTT
- a CDS encoding urease accessory protein UreF, producing MSLATLLLLADGRLPSGGHAHSAGLEAQVSAGRVRTVDDLAGFLRGKLATSGLVAAAFTAAACVSPARFAELDAGLDARTPSPALRKASRAQGRALLRAGRAMWPVAAIGREPHQPVALGALAAAAGLTATEAAVAAAHGTITGPASAAVRLLGLDPYAVHALLARLAPDCDRVAAAAVARSGDPVDDLPAAGAPLLDIGAEHHATWEVRLFAS
- a CDS encoding urease subunit beta, which produces MIPGEVLFGDGEIVINPGRPVLELTVRNTGDRPVQVGSHFHFAESNAALEFDRDTAWGHRLAIPAGTSVRFEPGMPRDVVLVPLAGDRIVPGLRGLAGGPLDALPPAAEPDPTDIEPAGSLDEDTGEAQPNGSPR
- a CDS encoding sigma-70 family RNA polymerase sigma factor, translated to MTATTELPATIGVIHDAPSARDIEDLIREHMPMVGHLVRELLNRVPGHVHADDLSSAGFAALLGAARSFDVTRGIPFHRFAAVRIRGALLDELRGQDWASRSVRARARRAATARQELTAALGRTPSDAEVAEMLGIGVSELASVEDDVQKASLLSLQGFPTGAAEEMVPELSEGPEDLLLKRERLGYLHQAIQALPERLRQVVEESFLQEQPLSEVAARLGVTESRISQLRTEALRLLREGLNSSLAPELLTVAAGGPRTRKGCLQRRRTEYFAKVQQQGNLHTRLALTDSHGVPIAVAA
- a CDS encoding urease accessory protein UreD translates to MKAEARVVAVADGHGGTRLAVLRSQSPLLLRRTGPRQDGGVTVHLVGGAAGPLRGDDLRLDIEVGPGAWLELLSVAAQLALPGRPAPASRLTITATVAAGGTLRWIPEPLIAAAGCDHVAITRVAVEAGGSLLWRDDLVCGRHGEDSGDFVADTGFSYAESTLYRHELSVGPHAPGWSGAAVLGGGRAVGTVVTAGPDTVTPPSVGPHSAIMPLAGPGMLATAVGADIRAVRAALDPFCVSHPTARRPERIPLPH
- a CDS encoding TetR/AcrR family transcriptional regulator; protein product: MTEARRRPGPKRALSEDDVLDAALRLMDEDGPVAASIRKIAAELGVTPNAVYTYFADKAAIEQALVERLLGEVNAAAPATGDWRDDLEQLAVGIRARLVAHPGAVPLFLGGAMNGPQALLLGERLLTLLAAAGLDREPAARASYLIMVYVLGAIALEVADQPHAGALPPEADRIEARRAAWSLVPAGTFPRTAAATDVMAGWIGTDQYLWGLRRVLAGLTA